In the Gemmatimonadaceae bacterium genome, one interval contains:
- a CDS encoding protein kinase → MSNPVERLTTALAGRYEIEREVGQGGMATVYLAQDVRHHRKVALKVLRPELSAILGGERFLHEIRTTANLQHPHILPLHDSGEADGFVFYVMPFVSGESLRDRLSRETQLPVDDAVCIAREVADALDYAHRHGVIHRDIKPENILLHDGRAQVADFGIALAVSSAGGGTRMTETGMSLGTPHYMSPEQAMGEREISAKSDIYALGCVLYEMLVGEPPFTGPSAQAIIARVVTEEPRSLTLQRRSIPPHLEAVVRRALEKLPADRFQSAAQFGAALANPELVPVPPRRESALTGHARLPAGGWRSHRFAVPALAALLALAIAGGAWGWMRPMPVPVNPVATFALPLPDDAPFVETGGRAIAFSPDGDRIVYTGRTKQGEQHLFLRSLRQLQPAAIPGTRDARDPFFSPDGAWIGFVTADDKIQKVALAGGPPLTIASADSGYLGASWGAGDIVVVATLFGLRQVPAAGGRLTLLTRTDSLQLAAHRFPEFLPDGKTVLFQLRDSAGIDRLAAASLGDGTVKQLNEVGSDPRYVNSGHVLLSSLMGTVVAVPFDASRVEVTGAAIPVAEGVVVGSGGAAKMGVSRRGSIAYSPGASGARSLVLVDRSGAVQQISTENRSYESPRFSPDGKSVAVAVDEGSSSSIWVFELAQKTLTRLTFSGNSSRAFWTPDGARVTYTAFDGPPAIWSVRADGSAQPERVIASGSGRIGDDWSRDGRTLVFHQGGAARNDIMLLSTDSGAAPRPYLDSAADEFAPAVSPDGAWVAYTSSESGRTEIYVRSFPVPGGKVQVSLAGGSQPRWSRDGRELFFLNGEQMMAATVQLRPTFTVTGRTELFRGAFRSNLYFAQYDVSPDGRHFLTMKSEQESQGLIVMLNWFDQLRGNRADARTQAAAGQ, encoded by the coding sequence GTGAGCAATCCTGTGGAGCGCCTGACGACCGCGCTCGCCGGTCGATACGAGATCGAGCGCGAGGTCGGCCAAGGCGGAATGGCGACGGTGTATCTCGCGCAGGACGTGCGGCACCACCGCAAGGTGGCGCTCAAGGTGCTGCGCCCCGAGCTGTCGGCGATACTCGGCGGCGAGCGCTTCCTGCACGAAATCCGCACGACCGCAAATCTGCAACATCCGCACATCCTGCCGCTGCATGACTCCGGGGAAGCCGACGGCTTCGTCTTCTATGTAATGCCGTTCGTTTCCGGCGAGTCGCTCCGGGATCGGCTCTCGCGCGAGACGCAGTTGCCGGTGGATGACGCCGTGTGCATCGCGCGTGAAGTAGCCGACGCGCTCGACTACGCCCACCGCCACGGCGTGATCCACCGCGACATCAAGCCCGAGAACATTTTGCTGCACGACGGCCGCGCGCAGGTCGCGGACTTCGGAATCGCGCTCGCGGTGAGTTCGGCAGGCGGCGGCACGCGCATGACCGAAACAGGCATGTCGCTCGGCACTCCGCACTACATGAGCCCCGAGCAGGCGATGGGCGAGCGGGAGATCTCGGCCAAGAGCGACATCTACGCGCTCGGCTGCGTGCTGTACGAGATGCTCGTCGGCGAGCCGCCGTTCACCGGGCCGAGCGCGCAGGCGATCATCGCGCGCGTGGTAACTGAGGAGCCGCGCTCGCTGACGTTGCAGCGCAGATCCATCCCGCCGCATCTTGAGGCCGTTGTCCGCCGCGCGTTGGAGAAACTTCCCGCTGATCGTTTCCAGAGCGCAGCGCAGTTCGGGGCGGCGCTCGCGAACCCCGAGCTCGTCCCGGTGCCCCCGCGGCGCGAGAGCGCTCTCACGGGCCACGCTCGACTGCCGGCCGGTGGGTGGCGCTCGCACCGCTTCGCCGTTCCCGCATTAGCCGCGCTGCTCGCTCTCGCAATCGCGGGAGGCGCGTGGGGATGGATGCGGCCAATGCCGGTGCCGGTCAATCCGGTGGCCACGTTTGCGCTGCCGCTTCCGGATGACGCTCCGTTCGTCGAGACGGGTGGACGCGCGATAGCGTTTTCGCCCGACGGCGACCGGATCGTGTACACCGGCAGAACGAAGCAGGGGGAGCAACACCTTTTCCTGCGGAGCCTCCGGCAACTTCAGCCTGCTGCAATTCCTGGAACCCGGGACGCGAGGGACCCGTTCTTCTCTCCGGATGGAGCGTGGATCGGCTTCGTTACCGCGGACGACAAGATCCAGAAGGTCGCGCTCGCAGGCGGGCCGCCGCTGACGATCGCAAGCGCGGACAGCGGGTATCTCGGAGCAAGCTGGGGCGCGGGCGATATCGTGGTCGTGGCTACCCTATTCGGACTGCGACAGGTGCCGGCGGCCGGCGGGCGATTGACGTTGCTGACCAGGACCGATTCGCTGCAGCTTGCGGCGCATCGGTTTCCTGAATTTCTCCCGGATGGAAAAACCGTCCTCTTCCAGCTTCGGGACTCCGCCGGCATAGATCGACTCGCTGCGGCAAGTTTGGGGGATGGGACCGTAAAGCAGCTCAATGAAGTCGGCTCCGATCCTCGTTACGTGAACTCGGGGCACGTCCTGCTCAGCAGCCTCATGGGAACTGTTGTAGCCGTCCCGTTCGATGCATCCCGCGTAGAGGTCACGGGCGCCGCTATCCCGGTCGCGGAGGGTGTCGTTGTCGGCTCCGGAGGTGCCGCGAAAATGGGCGTTTCGCGACGGGGATCGATTGCATATAGCCCGGGTGCTTCCGGCGCCCGCTCGCTGGTGCTGGTAGACCGAAGTGGGGCCGTGCAGCAGATATCAACTGAAAATCGGAGTTACGAGTCTCCCCGTTTTTCACCGGATGGGAAGAGCGTTGCGGTTGCCGTAGACGAAGGTTCGAGCTCGAGCATCTGGGTGTTCGAGCTCGCGCAAAAGACACTCACCCGGCTCACCTTCTCCGGGAATTCCAGCCGGGCCTTCTGGACGCCGGACGGCGCCCGGGTTACGTACACGGCATTCGACGGACCCCCGGCCATCTGGTCGGTTCGCGCGGATGGGAGCGCTCAGCCGGAGCGGGTGATCGCCAGCGGAAGTGGCAGGATCGGCGATGATTGGAGCCGCGATGGTCGAACTCTCGTGTTCCATCAGGGCGGAGCCGCCCGAAACGACATTATGCTGTTGTCCACGGACAGCGGCGCTGCGCCGCGACCATATCTCGACAGCGCGGCGGACGAGTTCGCACCGGCCGTGTCTCCCGATGGTGCGTGGGTGGCTTATACGTCCAGCGAATCGGGTCGAACCGAGATTTACGTGCGCTCGTTTCCTGTTCCGGGTGGCAAGGTGCAAGTCTCGCTCGCTGGTGGATCCCAGCCCCGATGGTCGCGCGACGGGCGCGAGCTTTTCTTCCTGAACGGCGAGCAAATGATGGCGGCCACAGTGCAGCTTCGGCCGACGTTCACCGTGACGGGGCGAACGGAGCTGTTTCGCGGGGCGTTTCGGAGCAACCTGTACTTTGCCCAGTACGATGTCTCACCCGATGGCCGGCATTTTCTGACAATGAAGAGCGAGCAGGAATCGCAGGGGTTGATCGTCATGCTGAACTGGTTCGACCAGCTCCGCGGCAACCGTGCCGACGCGCGAACGCAAGCGGCGGCGGGTCAATAG
- a CDS encoding protein kinase, which produces MTGSSNVLDKLSTALADRYEIEREIGQGGMATVYLAQDIRHRRKVAIKVLHPELTAVLGPERFLNEIELTANLQHPHILPLFDSGAADTLLFYVMPYVQGETLRTRLAREQQLPIAEAVRIASDVADALEYAHKHGVVHRDVKPENILLHDGRPLVADFGIALAVQQAGGSRMTQTGMSLGTPQYMAPEQAMGDKSVDHRADIYALGAVTYEMLTGEPPFTGPNSQAVVAKILTTDPSSLVSKRRSVPPHVESAVLTALEKMPADRFASAAEFADAIAGRGPVLETRATASARAVAARPGARQRALHALPWAVAAMAIAVGAWGWLRDEPSVQAPVARFSITFAETARFTDLPGSGIAVSPDGARFVYTGVNAAGVGQLFMRALGQLEPVPIEGTRGATAPFFSPDGAWIGFVATGRLQKIALSGGPPLTISALDSGFFGATWGDNDVVVFAMEDGLRQVPAAGGKPALLLQLDTTDGVTGYRFPHFMPGGDAVLFQLSAGLNTFSPAAVTLGDRRVKKFQVAGGNPSYVSTGHIVLSNSDGTITAAPFDPRSLEFRGNAVPIAEQVAVGLGGPAEFGISLRGTFVYASGTATARSVVAVERGGSVSELTTEMRTYSAPRLSPDGTRIAVEIAESGASSIWVYEVAQKTLTKLTVTGTASRPVWTPDGSRLTYTMDVNGTPDIGWIRADGSALAEPLLAMPGRQLADEWSPDGRWLVYHQNNASVSRNDIILMSADSGRAVRTYLQTPNDEFAPAVSPDGRWLAYTSDESGRYEIYVRSFPEPGGKVQISLDGGGEARWSRNGSELFYRNGERMMAARVVTAPGFSVQSRTELFRGIFTSYPFHAQYDVTRDGRFITTQGPASSGAVVVVLNWFDQLRGEGRARQQSGGQ; this is translated from the coding sequence ATGACTGGTTCCAGCAACGTTCTAGACAAGCTCTCCACCGCGCTCGCGGATCGGTACGAGATCGAGCGCGAGATCGGACAGGGCGGAATGGCCACCGTGTATCTCGCGCAGGACATTCGCCACCGCCGCAAGGTCGCGATCAAGGTGCTGCACCCCGAGCTCACCGCCGTGCTCGGCCCCGAGAGATTTCTCAACGAGATCGAGCTCACCGCGAACCTGCAGCATCCGCATATCCTGCCGCTGTTCGATTCGGGTGCGGCCGACACGCTGCTGTTCTATGTGATGCCGTACGTGCAGGGCGAGACGCTCCGCACGCGTCTTGCGCGCGAGCAACAGCTCCCGATCGCCGAGGCGGTGCGCATCGCCAGCGACGTGGCCGACGCGCTCGAGTACGCGCACAAGCACGGCGTAGTCCACCGCGACGTCAAGCCCGAGAACATCCTCCTGCACGACGGACGTCCGCTCGTGGCGGACTTCGGCATCGCGCTCGCCGTGCAGCAGGCAGGCGGGTCGCGCATGACGCAGACCGGAATGTCGCTCGGTACCCCGCAGTACATGGCCCCCGAGCAGGCGATGGGCGACAAGTCGGTAGATCACCGCGCGGACATCTACGCGCTGGGCGCGGTGACATACGAGATGCTCACCGGCGAGCCGCCATTCACCGGTCCGAACTCGCAGGCGGTCGTCGCGAAGATCCTCACCACGGATCCTTCGTCACTCGTTTCGAAGCGACGCTCCGTGCCGCCGCATGTCGAATCGGCGGTACTCACGGCACTGGAGAAGATGCCCGCGGACAGATTCGCGAGCGCGGCGGAGTTCGCCGACGCGATTGCCGGACGCGGTCCGGTCCTGGAGACGCGCGCCACGGCGAGCGCGCGCGCAGTGGCGGCGAGGCCGGGCGCCCGTCAGCGCGCCCTGCACGCGCTGCCGTGGGCGGTCGCTGCCATGGCGATTGCGGTCGGTGCGTGGGGTTGGTTGCGGGATGAGCCCTCGGTCCAGGCGCCGGTTGCGCGCTTTTCCATAACCTTTGCCGAAACCGCGCGCTTCACCGACCTCCCGGGCAGCGGTATCGCGGTATCGCCGGACGGTGCTCGCTTCGTCTATACGGGTGTGAATGCCGCGGGTGTGGGCCAGCTGTTCATGCGTGCGCTCGGGCAGCTCGAGCCGGTGCCGATCGAGGGGACTCGTGGAGCCACAGCGCCCTTCTTCTCGCCGGACGGAGCGTGGATCGGATTCGTAGCCACGGGGCGGCTACAGAAAATAGCTCTCTCGGGCGGCCCGCCGCTCACCATCTCCGCCCTGGACAGCGGCTTTTTCGGTGCCACCTGGGGCGACAACGACGTCGTGGTTTTCGCCATGGAGGACGGGTTGCGACAGGTGCCTGCGGCCGGCGGCAAGCCGGCGCTGCTGCTGCAGCTGGACACGACCGATGGTGTGACGGGTTACCGTTTTCCTCATTTCATGCCGGGCGGAGATGCCGTGCTGTTCCAGCTGTCGGCGGGGCTTAATACTTTCTCGCCCGCTGCAGTGACGCTGGGCGACCGTCGCGTGAAAAAATTTCAGGTCGCGGGGGGCAACCCCAGCTACGTCTCGACCGGACACATCGTACTCTCCAACTCCGACGGCACGATAACCGCCGCGCCGTTCGATCCGCGATCACTGGAGTTCCGGGGGAACGCCGTACCGATAGCGGAGCAAGTCGCCGTCGGCCTCGGAGGCCCCGCCGAGTTCGGCATTTCCCTGCGGGGGACTTTCGTGTACGCGAGCGGGACCGCCACCGCGAGGTCCGTGGTGGCGGTGGAGCGCGGCGGCAGCGTGAGTGAGCTCACGACGGAGATGCGGACATACAGCGCGCCACGGCTATCGCCGGACGGGACGCGGATCGCCGTGGAGATCGCCGAGAGCGGGGCGAGTTCCATCTGGGTCTACGAAGTCGCGCAGAAGACGCTGACGAAGCTGACGGTCACAGGCACGGCGTCGCGCCCCGTGTGGACGCCCGATGGATCGCGACTTACCTATACGATGGACGTCAACGGAACGCCGGATATCGGCTGGATCAGGGCCGACGGCAGCGCGCTGGCGGAGCCACTGCTCGCGATGCCGGGTCGCCAGTTGGCGGACGAGTGGTCCCCCGACGGCAGGTGGCTCGTGTACCACCAGAACAACGCCTCGGTGAGCCGCAACGACATCATCCTGATGTCGGCAGACAGTGGTCGCGCGGTGCGGACTTACCTGCAGACTCCGAACGACGAGTTCGCGCCGGCCGTTTCACCCGACGGGCGCTGGCTGGCGTACACATCGGATGAGTCCGGCCGCTATGAGATTTACGTACGATCCTTTCCCGAGCCGGGCGGGAAAGTGCAGATCTCACTCGACGGCGGGGGAGAGGCCCGTTGGTCCCGCAACGGTAGTGAGCTTTTTTATCGGAACGGCGAAAGGATGATGGCCGCCCGCGTCGTCACCGCGCCCGGGTTCTCGGTTCAGAGTCGCACCGAGCTGTTTCGCGGGATCTTCACAAGTTATCCCTTCCACGCGCAGTACGACGTGACGAGGGACGGCCGCTTCATCACGACGCAAGGTCCGGCGTCGTCGGGCGCGGTAGTGGTGGTCCTCAACTGGTTCGACCAGCTGCGCGGCGAGGGCCGCGCGCGGCAGCAGAGCGGCGGGCAGTAA
- a CDS encoding protein kinase gives MTDTTSALDKLNAALADKYLVEREIGQGGMATVYLAEDVRHHRKVAIKLLHPELSAVLGPERFLKEIELTANLQHPHILPLFDSGNADGHLYYVMPFVEGETLRRKLERERQLPVPDAVRIAADVADALDYAHKRNVIHRDIKPENILLHDGRPMVADFGIALAVQHAGGTRMTQTGMSLGTPQYMSPEQAMGERDVDHRADIYALAAVTYEMLTGEAPFSGPTAQAIVAKVMTNDPVPLRELRKTIPPHVEAAVLTGLQKLPADRFVTAGDLRAALTDPRSDAGVRAAAPIQPAAGALARRKWLLPAAALALVALGAAAAWIAKPVPTSGRLPVQFALYVDSAHQAGTACCGYQVAISPDEKELVYVGAHNGLRQLYARQLNELVAHAVPGTEGALEVFFSPDGNWLGFRTRRGGGGGRAGAVGDYELRKVPARGGAPLTIATVQGFPYGATWLSDGTIVFAGEGKLYAVSADGGTPTRIGVPDSSYRYPSSVAGTSAVLYARFRPDGGPRVGVVDIRSGAEHYITDGARPVYSAAGYVTVARGGSLVAQRYEPRRGATSGSPRTLTDNLSRPIDYDISARGLLIYQSGTAGGAVDFVENGVAREINIPVNANHYDSPRISPDGRRLAVAMGGIAGGHQIVVHDLERKTTLRLTFSGNSEYLAWTPDGRSLVYAGDSLVRIQPADRSAPERVLLSVSPRLINQVSVGGKWLAYAVQDPADANTSDIFIASLDSTRGQPYQATPFSETAPALSPDGKWLAYVSDESGRAEVYASAVPVAGAREVISNNGGQEPVWSRDGRTLFYRTLEGAVIAVAITGQAAPTVAGRREIFRSSHELSEDGSDYDVLPDGKGLVMVRSARAGAPIVVFTDAFSDIFRAAR, from the coding sequence GTGACGGACACCACCAGCGCCCTCGACAAGCTCAACGCTGCTCTCGCGGACAAGTACCTGGTCGAGCGCGAGATAGGTCAGGGCGGAATGGCGACGGTGTATCTCGCCGAGGACGTGAGGCACCATCGCAAGGTCGCGATCAAGCTGCTGCATCCGGAGCTGAGCGCGGTGCTCGGTCCGGAGCGGTTCCTCAAGGAGATCGAACTCACCGCCAACCTGCAGCACCCGCACATACTTCCGCTGTTCGATTCGGGGAACGCGGACGGGCACCTCTACTACGTGATGCCGTTCGTCGAGGGCGAGACGCTGCGCCGCAAGCTCGAACGCGAGCGGCAGCTGCCCGTGCCCGACGCAGTGCGAATCGCTGCCGATGTCGCGGACGCGCTCGACTACGCGCACAAGCGAAACGTGATCCACCGCGACATCAAGCCGGAGAACATCCTGCTGCACGACGGCCGCCCGATGGTGGCCGACTTCGGCATCGCGCTGGCCGTGCAGCACGCGGGCGGCACGCGCATGACGCAGACCGGCATGTCGCTCGGCACCCCGCAGTACATGAGCCCCGAGCAGGCGATGGGCGAGCGCGATGTGGATCACCGCGCGGACATCTACGCTCTCGCCGCAGTGACGTACGAGATGCTTACCGGCGAGGCGCCGTTCAGCGGACCGACCGCGCAGGCCATCGTCGCGAAGGTCATGACCAATGATCCCGTCCCGCTGCGGGAGCTCCGCAAGACGATTCCGCCGCACGTGGAGGCAGCCGTTCTCACGGGCTTGCAGAAGCTGCCGGCCGACCGCTTCGTGACTGCCGGCGATCTTCGCGCGGCGCTGACGGATCCGCGCAGTGACGCGGGCGTCCGCGCCGCGGCGCCGATTCAACCAGCGGCAGGCGCTCTGGCGCGGCGAAAGTGGCTTCTGCCAGCGGCCGCGCTCGCGCTGGTCGCGCTCGGAGCGGCGGCGGCGTGGATCGCGAAGCCGGTGCCGACATCGGGTCGACTGCCCGTGCAATTCGCTCTCTACGTCGATTCGGCGCACCAGGCGGGCACCGCCTGCTGCGGCTACCAGGTGGCGATCTCTCCGGATGAAAAGGAGCTCGTTTACGTCGGCGCGCACAATGGCCTTCGCCAGCTTTATGCGCGGCAGCTGAACGAGCTCGTCGCGCATGCCGTCCCCGGAACGGAAGGCGCCCTCGAGGTATTCTTCTCTCCGGACGGCAACTGGCTCGGATTCAGGACGAGACGCGGGGGAGGCGGAGGACGAGCGGGAGCCGTCGGTGACTACGAGCTGAGAAAGGTGCCGGCGCGCGGTGGAGCCCCACTCACGATCGCGACCGTACAGGGCTTTCCGTACGGCGCGACCTGGCTGTCCGATGGAACCATCGTTTTTGCGGGCGAGGGAAAGTTGTACGCCGTCTCGGCGGACGGCGGCACTCCGACGAGGATCGGCGTGCCTGATTCGAGCTACCGGTACCCATCGAGCGTGGCCGGCACCAGCGCCGTGTTGTACGCGCGCTTCCGCCCGGACGGCGGTCCGCGAGTCGGGGTGGTGGATATCCGCAGCGGCGCCGAGCATTACATCACCGACGGCGCCCGGCCGGTGTATAGCGCCGCTGGATACGTGACCGTCGCACGCGGAGGATCGCTCGTCGCGCAACGCTACGAGCCGCGACGGGGCGCCACGAGCGGGTCACCCCGCACCCTGACCGATAACCTCAGCCGGCCGATCGATTACGACATATCCGCACGCGGACTGTTGATTTATCAGTCCGGCACGGCGGGCGGAGCCGTGGATTTCGTGGAAAACGGGGTGGCGCGGGAGATCAACATCCCGGTGAACGCGAATCATTATGACAGCCCGCGGATCTCTCCCGACGGCCGGCGCCTGGCGGTCGCGATGGGTGGGATTGCGGGCGGGCACCAGATTGTGGTCCACGATCTCGAGCGCAAAACGACCTTGCGGCTCACGTTCTCCGGAAACAGCGAGTATCTCGCCTGGACACCTGACGGGCGCAGCCTGGTGTACGCCGGCGATTCGCTGGTGAGGATCCAGCCCGCCGACCGCAGCGCACCCGAGCGAGTCCTCCTCTCGGTCAGTCCCCGGCTCATCAATCAGGTTTCCGTCGGCGGCAAGTGGCTTGCCTACGCGGTGCAGGACCCAGCCGATGCTAACACTTCGGACATTTTCATAGCTTCGCTCGATTCGACACGGGGACAACCGTACCAAGCCACTCCTTTCAGCGAGACGGCCCCTGCGCTCTCGCCTGACGGCAAGTGGCTGGCGTACGTGTCGGACGAAAGCGGCCGCGCGGAGGTGTACGCGAGCGCGGTGCCGGTCGCGGGCGCGCGCGAGGTCATCTCGAACAATGGCGGGCAGGAGCCGGTGTGGAGCCGTGACGGGCGAACGCTGTTTTATCGCACGCTCGAAGGGGCTGTCATCGCCGTCGCGATCACCGGCCAGGCTGCTCCCACAGTCGCCGGCCGTCGTGAGATCTTCCGGTCGTCACACGAGCTCTCCGAAGACGGCTCAGACTACGACGTCCTTCCTGACGGGAAGGGGCTGGTGATGGTGCGGTCTGCCCGCGCCGGCGCCCCGATCGTGGTTTTCACCGACGCGTTCAGCGACATCTTCCGGGCGGCTAGGTGA
- a CDS encoding protein kinase, translating into MTESSRLSATLADRYTIEREIGQGGMATVYLAEDVKHHRKVAIKVLHPELSALLGPERFLKEIELTANLQHPHILPLFDSGNAGGHLYYVMPFVEGETLRRKLEREQQLPIAEAVRIASDVADALEYAHKRGVVHRDIKPENILLHDGRPLVADFGIALAVQQAGGARMTQTGMSLGTPQYMAPEQAMGDKSVDHRADIYALGAVTYEMLTGEPPFIGPNAQAVVAKVLTTDPISLAVKRRSVPPHVEAAVLTALEKMPADRFASAAQFADAIAGRGPVPETRATASARAVAARPGARQRALHALPWAVAAMAIAVGAWGWLRPPERSVRRDRIMLWKTVTPVSVVGRFLAVSPDGETLAFVDTIGKQQLWLKEPDKLDAVPIVGTDEAAGPAFSPDGEWIAFGAEGKLKKVPAFGGSAITLSDSAAIQPAVAWLDDGTILFTTASFNLLAVPAAGGPSRRVVSADSMGRGVVNVTGLPGSAGAIITTCRPGCDDADVRALDLETGESNVLAAESLQGWFLDGNIVFVRRDGGAFAAPFNIRKRVLTGPAVPVLSGVRTGVVVADMTVARNGTLVYIPGASQAGSLVEPVWVTRSGLTSPVDSAWSFVTSANWGMALSHDGRRLAVGARVSGSDDIWVKEFDGGALRRLTFEGSNTRAAAWSPDGASVIYTSVQGGNSDFRIRRADGTGGEEILVDLQRGLFEIALTRDPAQMIVRVGAPPSRDMLLLFRRDSGAVPLIASERFQEVGPALSRDGRWLAYASDETGRYEVYVRPFPNVNEGKWQVSRNGGFEPFWARNGRELFYREAAGNIISVSLVSDSTFRTGDQRILFSTRGLNLLPQGRSYDVMPDDQRFIFTRPVGAEVSNAPVPVVVVQNWGAEIRNLARGQR; encoded by the coding sequence GTGACCGAGTCAAGCCGCCTGAGCGCGACGCTCGCCGACCGCTATACCATCGAGCGCGAGATCGGCCAGGGCGGAATGGCGACCGTGTATCTCGCCGAAGACGTGAAGCACCACCGCAAAGTCGCGATCAAGGTGCTGCACCCCGAGCTGAGCGCGCTGCTCGGCCCCGAGCGGTTCCTCAAGGAGATCGAGCTCACCGCGAACCTGCAGCACCCGCACATCCTGCCGCTGTTCGACTCGGGGAACGCCGGCGGGCACCTGTATTACGTGATGCCGTTCGTCGAGGGAGAGACGCTGCGCCGCAAGCTCGAGCGCGAGCAGCAGCTGCCGATCGCCGAGGCGGTGCGAATCGCGAGCGACGTCGCCGACGCGCTCGAGTACGCGCACAAGCGCGGCGTGGTGCACCGCGACATCAAGCCGGAGAACATCCTGCTGCACGACGGACGTCCGCTCGTCGCGGACTTCGGCATCGCGCTGGCCGTGCAGCAGGCGGGTGGCGCCCGCATGACGCAAACGGGAATGTCGCTTGGCACGCCGCAATACATGGCCCCAGAACAGGCGATGGGCGACAAGTCCGTGGATCATCGCGCGGATATCTATGCGCTCGGCGCGGTCACTTACGAGATGCTGACGGGCGAGCCGCCGTTCATCGGACCGAACGCGCAGGCGGTAGTAGCGAAGGTACTCACGACGGATCCGATCTCGCTCGCGGTCAAGCGGCGGTCGGTGCCGCCGCACGTGGAAGCGGCTGTGCTTACCGCGCTGGAGAAGATGCCGGCGGACCGGTTCGCGAGCGCGGCGCAGTTCGCGGACGCGATTGCCGGACGCGGTCCGGTCCCGGAGACGCGCGCTACGGCGAGCGCGCGCGCAGTGGCGGCGAGGCCGGGCGCCCGGCAGCGCGCCCTGCACGCGCTGCCGTGGGCGGTCGCTGCCATGGCGATTGCGGTCGGTGCGTGGGGTTGGCTGCGACCTCCGGAGCGGTCGGTCCGTCGTGACCGCATCATGCTGTGGAAGACGGTGACTCCGGTATCCGTCGTGGGGCGCTTCCTCGCGGTGTCCCCGGACGGCGAAACGCTCGCGTTCGTGGATACCATAGGAAAGCAGCAGCTCTGGCTGAAGGAGCCCGACAAGCTCGACGCCGTTCCGATCGTCGGAACGGATGAAGCCGCCGGCCCGGCGTTTTCGCCGGACGGTGAATGGATCGCGTTCGGTGCCGAAGGGAAGTTGAAGAAAGTGCCGGCGTTCGGTGGGTCCGCGATAACCCTGTCCGATTCCGCAGCGATCCAGCCGGCCGTGGCATGGCTGGACGACGGAACGATTCTCTTCACCACAGCATCTTTCAATCTGCTCGCCGTGCCCGCCGCGGGCGGACCAAGCAGACGGGTAGTATCGGCGGACTCCATGGGCCGGGGCGTCGTAAACGTCACGGGACTTCCAGGCAGCGCCGGCGCCATAATCACTACCTGCCGGCCCGGCTGCGACGACGCCGACGTGCGGGCGCTCGATCTCGAGACCGGCGAGTCCAATGTGCTGGCCGCGGAGTCGCTGCAGGGATGGTTTCTCGATGGAAACATCGTGTTCGTGCGACGGGATGGCGGGGCGTTCGCCGCGCCTTTCAACATCCGCAAGCGCGTTCTTACCGGGCCGGCCGTGCCCGTGCTCAGCGGTGTTCGGACCGGTGTCGTGGTCGCGGACATGACGGTCGCGCGGAATGGAACGCTCGTGTACATCCCCGGCGCCTCGCAGGCGGGGTCGTTAGTGGAGCCGGTGTGGGTGACCAGGTCGGGATTGACATCGCCGGTGGACTCGGCGTGGTCGTTCGTGACGTCGGCGAACTGGGGGATGGCGTTGTCGCACGACGGTCGAAGGCTCGCGGTCGGAGCGCGGGTTTCCGGAAGCGACGACATCTGGGTGAAGGAGTTCGACGGGGGCGCGCTTCGGAGGCTTACCTTCGAAGGAAGCAACACGCGCGCGGCCGCCTGGTCGCCGGACGGAGCATCGGTGATCTACACGTCGGTGCAGGGCGGGAACTCGGACTTCCGGATTCGGCGCGCGGACGGTACCGGCGGCGAGGAGATTCTGGTTGATCTGCAGCGGGGCCTTTTCGAGATCGCGCTGACCAGGGATCCGGCGCAGATGATCGTGCGGGTCGGCGCGCCGCCGAGCCGGGATATGCTGCTGTTGTTCCGCCGCGACAGTGGTGCCGTCCCGCTCATCGCCTCGGAGCGGTTTCAGGAAGTCGGACCGGCACTCTCGCGGGACGGGCGCTGGCTGGCATACGCATCGGACGAGACCGGCAGATACGAGGTGTACGTGCGGCCCTTTCCCAACGTCAACGAGGGAAAGTGGCAGGTATCGCGCAATGGCGGGTTCGAGCCCTTCTGGGCGCGCAACGGAAGGGAGCTGTTCTATCGGGAGGCTGCCGGGAACATCATATCGGTCTCTCTAGTGTCCGATTCTACGTTCCGCACCGGCGACCAGCGCATTCTTTTCTCGACCCGCGGCCTCAATCTTCTCCCTCAGGGTCGATCGTACGACGTCATGCCGGACGATCAGCGCTTCATTTTCACCCGCCCAGTGGGTGCCGAGGTGAGCAATGCCCCGGTGCCGGTTGTGGTCGTCCAGAACTGGGGCGCCGAGATCAGAAACCTGGCGCGCGGACAGCGCTAA